One window from the genome of Verminephrobacter eiseniae EF01-2 encodes:
- a CDS encoding TrbG/VirB9 family P-type conjugative transfer protein yields MKKLIALVLACVASLAHADDPRIRTEIYDKSVVYNVHTQIGRASLIQLEEDESLVISPSSVLGIGDADAWNLGVRGNNIVLKPTQNMPQTNVVVVTNKRTYSFELQATAKDSMPTYILRFRYLDTEAAKAAAEAAAEAKRVQITAAARAEKTVINTDYVWRGDNELLKPTAAYDDGRFTRLVYDHSGELPVFFKVLPDGTEALLNSNVDPDHKQTVVLHEVIRTVRARMGDQVIEIINRAYTLPKFNETGTSVPGAVRVDKGTQP; encoded by the coding sequence ATGAAAAAACTAATCGCCCTGGTGCTGGCCTGTGTCGCCAGTTTGGCCCATGCGGATGACCCGCGCATTCGCACTGAGATTTACGACAAGTCGGTGGTGTACAACGTGCACACTCAAATTGGCCGCGCTTCCCTAATCCAGCTCGAAGAAGACGAATCCTTGGTGATTTCGCCCTCTTCGGTGCTGGGCATTGGTGACGCTGACGCTTGGAATTTGGGCGTGCGCGGCAACAACATTGTTTTGAAGCCCACGCAGAACATGCCACAAACAAACGTGGTCGTGGTGACGAATAAGCGCACGTATTCATTCGAGTTGCAGGCTACGGCCAAGGACTCAATGCCTACCTATATTCTGCGTTTCCGGTATCTGGATACCGAAGCGGCCAAGGCTGCGGCCGAGGCGGCAGCCGAAGCCAAACGGGTGCAGATTACCGCCGCTGCGCGAGCTGAGAAAACGGTAATCAACACGGATTACGTTTGGCGCGGTGATAACGAGTTGTTGAAGCCCACAGCCGCTTATGACGATGGGCGATTCACGCGCCTGGTGTATGACCACTCCGGCGAGTTGCCGGTGTTCTTCAAGGTTCTGCCTGATGGCACTGAGGCTTTGTTGAATAGCAACGTGGACCCTGACCATAAACAAACCGTGGTTCTGCATGAGGTGATTCGCACCGTGCGGGCACGGATGGGCGATCAGGTCATTGAAATTATTAACCGGGCGTACACGCTACCCAAATTCAACGAAACCGGCACCAGCGTTCCGGGCGCTGTGCGTGTAGATAAGGGCACCCAACCATGA
- a CDS encoding type IV secretion system protein — MDEAAPITWLVGEINKIVSSGAGSAASAIATAVTPLAAVGFGIYIILICINYMRGAETEPVIDFGVRCAGFAVIIGLGLNAANYTSTVIPIVTGVGSDLASAVSGGSASAGTLDQLALHYLKILDDGYESASSSGFPWNAGSMLLYFMKYTCILVGLIPFLVAATIAIIIADVGSVLVAMIGPLFFAFLIFPATRQYFSAWLNTALSYALIPVFVAVIATISVGLSKTMLSGSGSLDDVSLKAVFLASMGNLTLLFLLKQVSALASSLSAGGINASMPGSIGTLVSAIKGSAKDIKAMQAGYRATKADGQAVGRWAANKFNSIRKAG; from the coding sequence ATGGATGAAGCAGCGCCAATTACTTGGCTTGTCGGTGAAATAAACAAGATTGTGAGTTCTGGCGCTGGTTCCGCCGCATCAGCCATTGCCACGGCGGTAACGCCCCTGGCTGCGGTTGGCTTCGGTATTTACATCATCCTGATCTGCATCAATTACATGCGCGGCGCAGAGACTGAGCCTGTAATTGATTTTGGCGTTCGGTGCGCGGGTTTCGCTGTGATTATTGGCCTGGGCTTGAATGCCGCGAACTACACCAGCACGGTTATTCCTATCGTGACTGGCGTAGGCAGTGATTTGGCTTCGGCGGTCAGCGGTGGCAGCGCCTCCGCTGGCACGTTAGACCAACTCGCCCTCCACTACCTGAAGATTCTTGATGATGGCTACGAATCGGCCAGCAGCAGCGGATTTCCATGGAATGCGGGTTCCATGCTCCTGTATTTCATGAAATACACATGCATCCTGGTCGGCCTGATTCCGTTCCTGGTTGCAGCAACGATTGCAATCATCATTGCTGATGTTGGCTCTGTCTTGGTCGCCATGATCGGGCCGCTGTTTTTCGCCTTCCTGATATTTCCCGCGACACGGCAATATTTCTCGGCCTGGCTCAACACAGCGTTGAGCTATGCCCTGATTCCCGTGTTCGTGGCGGTGATTGCCACCATATCCGTGGGTCTTTCAAAAACCATGCTTTCCGGCAGTGGCTCGCTTGATGACGTGTCGTTGAAAGCGGTGTTCCTTGCATCAATGGGCAATCTGACGCTGCTATTCCTTTTGAAACAGGTGAGTGCCCTGGCGTCGTCCCTGAGCGCGGGCGGTATCAATGCCTCAATGCCGGGGAGCATAGGCACGCTGGTAAGTGCCATCAAAGGCTCCGCAAAGGACATAAAGGCCATGCAGGCCGGTTATCGCGCCACCAAAGCCGATGGCCAAGCAGTTGGCCGCTGGGCGGCAAACAAATTCAATTCGATCAGGAAAGCAGGCTAA
- a CDS encoding zeta toxin family protein: MADYKPLTDKEIRDTAGAHYAERQAKSLPQEQPAIVLVGGQPGAGKSAASSMVKAELAMQGGYVHVDADRMRERIRVGNSKPTSEQTQADAGRLVATLRDQAIQGRRNIVEEGTFRSPDGAGKFVQGLQERGYKVELFAMATSREESLLGIYQRHELQHAAGGANPRFVSEKYHDEAMQGFESTLARTAVQLDRVRVADRSGAVLYDSAIQTNKQPNALEALAAGRKLSDNKLAEVTKAWGAVEAVARQRGAPGGYLEAVSGHAQRLEDMQKERIHGHAMNQLDANAATLARDARYAQHTGGELAKAAYFRGFHEKASEFKGIAPDFAKYDATVANRQTLRQLPDVSDLAGRAMPRQRANDGNSL, from the coding sequence ATGGCCGACTACAAACCACTGACTGATAAAGAGATCAGGGATACGGCAGGCGCGCACTACGCAGAGCGGCAAGCGAAATCACTCCCCCAAGAACAACCCGCCATCGTTTTGGTGGGTGGACAGCCAGGCGCAGGAAAGAGCGCGGCGTCGTCCATGGTGAAAGCCGAACTGGCCATGCAGGGCGGTTACGTCCACGTCGATGCTGACCGGATGCGCGAGCGCATCCGTGTTGGGAACAGCAAGCCGACTTCGGAGCAAACACAGGCAGACGCGGGCCGACTGGTGGCCACGTTGCGCGACCAGGCCATTCAGGGCCGACGCAACATCGTTGAAGAGGGCACCTTTCGCAGCCCGGACGGCGCGGGCAAATTCGTGCAGGGTCTCCAGGAGCGCGGCTACAAGGTCGAGTTGTTTGCGATGGCCACGTCCCGCGAGGAAAGTTTGCTGGGCATCTACCAGCGCCACGAGCTGCAACATGCAGCCGGTGGGGCCAACCCGCGCTTTGTCAGCGAGAAGTACCACGACGAAGCCATGCAGGGCTTTGAAAGCACGTTGGCCAGGACAGCGGTGCAGCTCGATCGCGTCCGCGTTGCCGACCGCAGCGGCGCGGTGCTGTACGACAGCGCCATTCAAACCAACAAGCAGCCCAACGCCTTGGAAGCGCTGGCCGCTGGCCGCAAGCTCAGCGACAACAAGTTGGCAGAAGTCACCAAGGCATGGGGCGCAGTCGAGGCCGTGGCACGCCAGCGCGGCGCACCAGGTGGCTACCTAGAGGCCGTCAGCGGCCACGCGCAGCGCTTGGAAGACATGCAGAAAGAGCGGATTCATGGCCACGCCATGAACCAGCTCGACGCGAACGCGGCCACGCTTGCGCGGGATGCCAGGTATGCCCAGCACACCGGGGGCGAACTGGCCAAAGCCGCGTACTTTCGCGGCTTTCATGAGAAGGCATCGGAGTTCAAGGGGATAGCGCCGGACTTTGCGAAGTACGACGCAACCGTGGCAAACCGGCAGACGTTGCGCCAGTTGCCAGACGTGAGCGACTTGGCAGGGCGGGCAATGCCAAGACAGCGGGCCAACGATGGCAATTCGCTATAG
- a CDS encoding type IV secretory system conjugative DNA transfer family protein, producing the protein MSKKKIAIAVLVLLLLAVASVFGMLYVTSGLLVKYLSLGDVTPHLSLPFELAKFGAKKEKGFGVIALVASIGLPVLLFGLVGYAALTPKKRELHGSARFATRQELVKGGLLQPDQADDKYPSIVVGKQDKDFLLFRGQQFMFLAAPTRSGKGVGIVIPNLLHYRDSVVVLDIKGENFEITSGFRAKCGQEVHKFAPDDENFQTACWNPLAYVRDDPRFRISDLMGITNILYPPSDDVWASTAESLFLGLALYIMDTSKLHGSFNMATIKKMRVGLGCLKDEEAFMAHVKERKPFEPLSEDCITHLRSFAQTSDKLRNSIGISFDQPLGIFSDPITAKATASNSFDMRDVRKKRMSIYVVVKPANIDKFGKFLNLFFQQLLVLNMDKLPQDDPSLKYQCLLLLDEFPAMGRIAIIEKASAYMAGYNMRLLLVFQSKSQVKDRKLYDETGAQTMLTNMALQVVYAPRDDDDAKDYSEMIGYMTEKGLSKSRQLGAKSGRSESESDQRRAVMLPQEVKAIGMAKEIISMENMPPALVDKIFWYQEPIFQARANLPQPAVPDQSELLNTIEPAPPSPVLHFAGAVEEQALPTGATFEVGFSPKRNALEVVMSFVLGAKTELLVAAYSFTSKDIAFALVEAKARGIDVRVVVDHAQNTDDQGGYKAVDYLSSQGIPVFRCENYAAMHHKFMVADGLHVQLGSFNYTSSANLRNAETAVAFRNAPELASVYRTEWLRLSTEPKASVETVMAVDRGLAILKEFGI; encoded by the coding sequence ATGAGCAAGAAAAAAATAGCCATCGCCGTCCTGGTGCTGCTGCTGTTGGCCGTGGCATCCGTCTTTGGGATGCTCTACGTGACCTCGGGCCTGCTGGTGAAGTACCTGAGCCTGGGCGACGTGACCCCGCATCTGTCCTTGCCCTTCGAGCTGGCGAAGTTCGGCGCGAAGAAGGAAAAGGGCTTTGGCGTTATCGCGCTGGTGGCCAGCATCGGCCTGCCGGTGCTGCTGTTCGGCCTGGTCGGCTACGCGGCGCTTACCCCAAAAAAGCGGGAGTTGCACGGCTCGGCGCGGTTTGCCACGCGGCAAGAGCTGGTCAAGGGTGGGTTGCTTCAACCCGACCAGGCGGACGACAAGTACCCCTCCATCGTGGTGGGCAAGCAAGACAAGGATTTTTTGCTGTTCCGTGGCCAGCAATTCATGTTCCTGGCTGCGCCGACACGCTCCGGCAAGGGCGTTGGCATCGTGATTCCCAACCTGCTCCACTACCGGGATTCGGTGGTGGTGCTGGACATCAAGGGCGAGAACTTCGAGATTACTTCGGGCTTCCGTGCGAAGTGCGGGCAGGAAGTCCATAAGTTCGCGCCTGATGACGAGAACTTTCAAACTGCCTGCTGGAACCCGCTGGCCTACGTGCGCGATGACCCGCGCTTTCGCATCAGCGACTTGATGGGCATAACCAACATCCTGTACCCGCCAAGTGATGACGTGTGGGCCTCCACGGCTGAAAGCCTGTTCCTCGGCCTGGCGCTCTACATCATGGACACGTCGAAGCTGCACGGCAGTTTCAACATGGCCACGATCAAGAAAATGCGTGTCGGCCTGGGCTGTTTGAAGGACGAAGAAGCCTTCATGGCTCACGTCAAGGAACGTAAGCCGTTCGAGCCGCTTTCTGAGGACTGCATAACCCACCTGCGCAGCTTCGCGCAGACCAGCGACAAGCTGCGCAACAGCATTGGCATTTCGTTCGATCAGCCGTTGGGCATTTTCAGTGACCCAATCACTGCAAAGGCCACGGCCTCGAATAGCTTCGATATGCGCGACGTGCGCAAAAAGCGCATGAGCATCTACGTGGTGGTCAAGCCCGCCAACATTGACAAGTTCGGCAAGTTCTTGAACCTGTTTTTCCAACAGCTTCTCGTGCTGAACATGGACAAGCTGCCGCAGGATGACCCCAGCCTGAAATACCAATGCCTGTTGCTGCTCGATGAGTTCCCGGCGATGGGGCGCATCGCCATCATTGAGAAGGCATCGGCGTACATGGCCGGGTACAACATGCGCTTGCTGCTGGTTTTTCAGAGCAAGAGCCAGGTCAAAGACCGCAAGCTGTACGACGAAACCGGCGCTCAAACCATGTTGACCAACATGGCGTTGCAGGTTGTCTATGCCCCCCGCGACGATGACGACGCGAAGGACTACAGCGAGATGATCGGCTACATGACCGAAAAGGGCTTGTCGAAGTCTCGCCAGCTCGGCGCGAAGTCGGGCCGCAGCGAGTCGGAAAGCGATCAGCGCCGGGCTGTGATGCTGCCCCAGGAAGTGAAGGCCATAGGCATGGCCAAAGAGATCATCAGCATGGAGAACATGCCCCCGGCGCTGGTGGACAAAATCTTTTGGTATCAAGAGCCGATTTTTCAGGCTCGGGCAAACCTCCCGCAACCTGCGGTGCCTGACCAAAGCGAGCTGCTCAACACGATTGAGCCTGCACCGCCCTCCCCTGTCCTGCATTTCGCGGGTGCGGTTGAAGAGCAAGCGTTGCCCACCGGGGCGACGTTTGAAGTTGGCTTCTCACCGAAGCGCAACGCGCTTGAGGTGGTCATGTCGTTTGTGCTCGGCGCAAAGACGGAACTTCTGGTGGCTGCGTACTCGTTCACCAGCAAGGACATTGCCTTTGCGTTGGTTGAGGCCAAGGCACGCGGCATTGATGTTCGCGTGGTGGTCGATCACGCGCAAAACACCGACGATCAGGGCGGCTATAAGGCCGTCGATTACCTGTCGTCGCAAGGCATCCCGGTTTTCCGGTGCGAGAACTACGCGGCGATGCACCACAAGTTCATGGTGGCTGACGGCCTGCATGTGCAGCTCGGGAGCTTCAACTACACGTCTTCCGCGAATCTGCGCAACGCCGAAACGGCGGTGGCATTCCGCAACGCGCCCGAGCTGGCCAGCGTGTACCGGACTGAGTGGCTGCGACTGTCCACTGAACCCAAAGCCTCGGTTGAAACGGTCATGGCCGTTGACCGTGGCTTGGCCATCCTCAAGGAATTTGGAATTTAA
- a CDS encoding relaxase/mobilization nuclease domain-containing protein, with amino-acid sequence MSAFDPLDGWFEKGFRVRSQKAARTAKRDQIRARSGTSPASTSGMQFSANAKAKNTASVIRKAPEVMVKITGSSSGLATVKHHLDYISRNGEVELTNESGESIQGRDELRALREQMKASQVPDESNKREYLHVLFSMPAGTPEKAMREAVAQFCQEEFANRRYVAAFHDDTDHTHMHVCVGTRDIDRADEPRLSPRKADLFRWRQGFADKLRENGIDAAASERRHRFNHRKPEHPVVRQIRADNPKSDAYNERRAKDKALDRTMKATARPETAFVGPLRPPRVPKVHEALKSELQAALKAGARPTNPAEAKIAETKAKTLATWGQVAKNLEAAGQADLAKSVAALMRDADKSTSSRTQELFDLAKARGKGKDTGQEL; translated from the coding sequence ATGAGCGCCTTTGATCCGCTGGACGGCTGGTTTGAAAAGGGCTTCCGTGTGCGGTCGCAAAAGGCCGCAAGGACGGCCAAGCGTGACCAGATACGCGCCCGGTCGGGCACCTCCCCCGCTTCCACCAGCGGCATGCAGTTCTCGGCCAATGCAAAGGCCAAGAACACGGCGAGCGTGATTCGCAAAGCGCCCGAGGTCATGGTGAAGATCACGGGCAGCAGTTCCGGCCTGGCCACGGTGAAACATCACCTGGACTACATCAGCCGCAATGGCGAGGTCGAGTTAACCAACGAGTCCGGCGAGAGCATCCAAGGCCGCGACGAGTTGCGAGCGCTGCGCGAGCAAATGAAAGCCTCGCAAGTCCCAGACGAGAGCAACAAGCGCGAGTACCTGCATGTGCTGTTCTCGATGCCGGCGGGCACGCCGGAAAAGGCCATGCGCGAAGCCGTGGCGCAGTTCTGCCAAGAGGAATTCGCCAATCGCCGGTACGTCGCAGCCTTCCATGACGACACCGACCACACCCACATGCACGTTTGCGTGGGCACCCGAGACATTGACCGTGCCGACGAACCCCGACTAAGCCCGCGCAAGGCTGATTTGTTCAGGTGGCGGCAAGGGTTCGCGGACAAGCTGCGCGAGAACGGCATCGATGCGGCTGCAAGCGAGCGGCGGCACCGCTTCAATCACCGCAAGCCGGAACACCCGGTGGTGCGGCAGATCCGCGCCGACAACCCGAAGTCGGATGCCTACAACGAGCGCCGCGCCAAAGACAAGGCGCTAGACCGCACCATGAAGGCCACAGCGAGGCCGGAAACGGCCTTTGTAGGCCCTCTGAGGCCCCCACGTGTGCCCAAGGTGCATGAAGCCCTGAAAAGCGAGCTACAGGCCGCTTTGAAGGCCGGGGCACGGCCTACCAATCCGGCTGAGGCCAAGATTGCAGAAACCAAAGCCAAGACGTTGGCGACGTGGGGCCAAGTGGCCAAGAACCTTGAGGCTGCTGGACAAGCTGACTTGGCCAAGTCGGTGGCGGCACTCATGCGGGATGCCGACAAGTCCACCAGTTCTCGCACCCAAGAGCTGTTCGACCTGGCCAAGGCCCGAGGCAAGGGCAAGGACACCGGGCAAGAGCTATAG
- the virB11 gene encoding P-type DNA transfer ATPase VirB11, whose translation MSLTLLSEAVLKPISRVDRSLSVRELMRKFGISEALMANITEFAINRPGSYWIEDSAGWREVPNESLSLSNLQGLATAIAVFNQKKLDRDNPIASLTLPDGERCQIVLPPACEDGTVSMTIRKPSTSRFSLANYADSGRLKPVLAGLSEEIQPWEAELLRLAQQGEFVRFFELAVEHHLNIVTVGGTGSGKTTFSKCLIDLYPASRRLFTIEDAHELTTPKHPNSVHLFFSPTITAKAVLSSCMRMKPDHLFITELRGDETWDYLMALKSGHSGSVTSIHANDCRGALYKIGSYIKQSEVGQTLDFDYIMQEVVTTIDVVVFFEKTHLKELYFDPVKKLQLLRGRAS comes from the coding sequence ATGTCTTTAACGTTGTTGAGTGAGGCTGTGCTCAAGCCGATAAGCCGGGTTGACCGCTCCCTTTCGGTGCGGGAGCTGATGCGCAAATTCGGTATCTCCGAAGCCTTGATGGCAAACATCACCGAGTTTGCTATCAACAGGCCAGGCAGCTACTGGATTGAGGATTCGGCGGGCTGGCGTGAGGTGCCCAATGAATCGTTGTCGCTGTCGAACCTGCAAGGGTTGGCCACGGCCATAGCCGTGTTCAACCAAAAGAAGCTCGACCGCGACAACCCCATTGCCTCGCTGACGCTGCCCGATGGGGAGCGTTGCCAAATCGTGTTGCCTCCGGCGTGCGAAGACGGCACCGTGAGCATGACGATTCGCAAGCCTTCGACCAGCCGGTTTTCGTTGGCCAACTACGCGGATTCCGGGCGGCTCAAGCCCGTGTTGGCTGGCTTGTCGGAAGAAATTCAGCCCTGGGAGGCTGAATTGCTCCGGTTGGCCCAACAAGGCGAGTTTGTGCGCTTCTTTGAGCTGGCGGTAGAGCATCACTTGAACATCGTCACCGTGGGCGGCACCGGCTCCGGCAAAACGACGTTTTCCAAGTGCCTGATTGACCTCTACCCGGCCTCGCGCCGCCTGTTCACGATTGAGGATGCCCACGAGCTGACCACGCCCAAGCATCCGAACTCGGTACACCTGTTTTTCAGCCCGACCATCACCGCCAAAGCAGTGTTGTCGAGCTGCATGCGAATGAAGCCCGATCACCTGTTCATCACTGAGCTGCGCGGGGATGAAACATGGGACTACCTTATGGCGTTGAAGTCCGGGCATAGCGGCTCTGTGACCTCTATCCACGCGAACGATTGCCGGGGTGCGCTCTACAAAATCGGCTCGTACATCAAGCAATCGGAAGTCGGCCAAACGCTGGATTTCGACTACATCATGCAAGAGGTGGTCACGACCATTGATGTGGTGGTTTTCTTCGAGAAAACCCACCTCAAAGAGCTGTACTTTGACCCCGTGAAGAAACTCCAACTGCTGCGAGGCCGCGCGTCATGA
- a CDS encoding LPD7 domain-containing protein has protein sequence MATTPEASDADMRNRLRGEPGVTPEDTRSELLQDGQDKALRDNLRGEPGVAPEDTHSELLAAKAKEERKEQEADSMRQEREATARAWSEEQAKARAARDVADHADLVALGKRGEGDSFYLRTAFHAAAAKGEEAKPVITTGEQAAAVNKGLQDQLEDDLRRRKAREQEQAGQGLNSVDVRRSGKELERGDFIVPRRITQAYTEMDGKFYAKDSNRVMFEDKGEKLVTSTTNKEAVADMVAYAKAKQWDSLKLSGSQEFRREAWLQAESQGIKTQGYTPKQADLAALETLRQERSTNAITPLQERKAERETVREETTPAAPRHDLNKNQAAMHVEASKFIATNMQALQKQPGMADKSVEDLTKLAYWRGIVAEENKLQPKPVQDEAIARFDKQAVDPQFLKRLNQVTEPKIKDKTTERVQKRDTHEQSL, from the coding sequence ATGGCGACTACCCCCGAAGCATCCGATGCCGACATGAGAAACCGCCTGCGCGGTGAACCTGGTGTGACACCCGAGGACACCCGAAGCGAGCTGTTGCAAGATGGCCAAGACAAGGCGTTGCGCGACAACCTGCGCGGCGAGCCTGGCGTGGCACCCGAAGACACGCATAGCGAGCTGCTGGCCGCGAAGGCCAAGGAAGAGCGCAAAGAGCAAGAGGCCGATTCGATGCGGCAAGAGCGCGAGGCTACGGCCCGCGCCTGGTCTGAGGAACAAGCCAAGGCGCGAGCTGCCCGCGACGTGGCCGACCATGCCGACCTGGTGGCGCTTGGCAAACGGGGTGAAGGCGATTCGTTTTACCTGCGGACGGCCTTCCATGCCGCAGCCGCCAAAGGTGAAGAAGCCAAGCCGGTGATTACGACCGGGGAGCAAGCCGCCGCCGTGAACAAGGGCTTGCAAGACCAGCTCGAAGACGATTTGCGCCGCCGCAAGGCGCGTGAACAGGAGCAAGCTGGCCAGGGCTTGAACTCGGTGGACGTGCGGCGCTCAGGCAAGGAGCTCGAGCGCGGGGATTTCATCGTGCCGCGCCGCATCACGCAGGCATACACCGAGATGGACGGCAAGTTTTACGCCAAGGACTCGAACCGCGTGATGTTCGAGGACAAGGGCGAAAAGCTGGTCACGTCCACCACCAACAAAGAAGCCGTGGCCGATATGGTGGCCTACGCCAAAGCGAAGCAGTGGGACAGTCTCAAGCTGTCCGGCTCGCAGGAGTTCAGGCGCGAAGCCTGGTTGCAAGCTGAGTCGCAAGGTATCAAGACGCAGGGCTATACGCCCAAGCAAGCGGATTTGGCCGCGCTGGAGACTCTGCGACAAGAGCGCTCCACCAACGCCATCACCCCGCTGCAAGAGCGCAAGGCAGAGCGCGAAACCGTGCGCGAAGAAACCACGCCTGCCGCACCCCGCCATGACCTGAACAAGAACCAAGCGGCCATGCACGTTGAGGCCAGCAAGTTCATCGCCACCAACATGCAGGCGCTGCAAAAGCAGCCGGGCATGGCCGACAAGTCCGTGGAAGACTTGACCAAGCTGGCGTACTGGCGCGGCATCGTGGCCGAAGAGAACAAGTTGCAGCCCAAGCCGGTGCAGGATGAGGCCATCGCCCGCTTCGACAAACAAGCGGTTGACCCGCAGTTCTTGAAGCGCCTGAATCAGGTGACGGAGCCGAAGATTAAGGACAAGACCACTGAGCGCGTGCAAAAGCGCGATACACACGAGCAATCGCTTTAA
- a CDS encoding virB8 family protein codes for MTIKEKPTPKKAAKPARFPQNFAEAAADFEKSKIQEIKRSRKIAWIIAMVSTAICSVSILAFLVALLTRTEPEPTILQVDKSTGATTVLRSVRDTKDQYDEVVNKYWLAQYVRTCEGYDWFTISEQFEACKLMSDGDVAKEYSRKVQAPGSPLSVLKDKGKVVVKITSIAFFGETAQVRFTSEKLSASGENVDNSPLQKWIATIAFQFKPGMMTEQQRLVNPLGFKAATYRVDPEVIK; via the coding sequence ATGACCATCAAAGAGAAACCTACGCCCAAAAAGGCCGCAAAGCCTGCCCGGTTTCCACAAAACTTTGCGGAAGCTGCGGCAGATTTTGAGAAGTCCAAGATTCAGGAAATTAAGCGCTCCCGCAAAATAGCGTGGATTATTGCCATGGTGTCCACGGCCATTTGCAGCGTGTCTATTCTTGCGTTCCTGGTCGCACTGCTGACGCGCACGGAACCTGAACCCACGATTTTGCAGGTTGACAAGAGCACGGGCGCAACAACTGTTTTGCGCTCGGTGCGCGACACCAAAGACCAATACGACGAGGTGGTAAACAAGTATTGGTTGGCCCAATACGTCCGCACCTGTGAAGGTTACGACTGGTTCACCATTTCTGAGCAATTCGAGGCGTGCAAGCTCATGTCTGATGGCGATGTGGCCAAGGAATATTCGCGCAAGGTGCAAGCGCCTGGCTCGCCCCTGTCGGTGTTGAAGGACAAAGGCAAGGTGGTTGTGAAAATCACCTCCATTGCGTTTTTCGGTGAAACCGCCCAAGTGCGTTTCACCTCGGAAAAGCTGAGTGCGAGCGGTGAGAACGTCGATAACTCGCCCCTGCAGAAGTGGATTGCCACCATTGCATTCCAATTCAAGCCCGGCATGATGACTGAGCAACAACGGCTTGTGAATCCGCTCGGATTCAAGGCCGCAACTTACCGCGTTGACCCCGAGGTGATTAAATGA
- the virB10 gene encoding type IV secretion system protein VirB10: MSETTDFTNVGALPTLDTEPEVLGEPTSKAKSKTNVGKFAILGLVLVGFLFIVAGLLFYQKHKRANATVETPAKTAPVKPEFASKNAAVESDLIEKAKAEIKKKEEEDQAQIKAVEEAQAQAKAQAAAEAAKRGQGGFGQADGQQRGGQYSGGQAQQGNQPPPPPTPMERKMAGGVLLDSKGAKPKADAQLSEKEQQQREVQARMAAAGVTPGGGQGFNGGTGLQLAPGGQGGGADGLAARLQPTVLQARWAGKLPNLDYLLKRGTTIPCALKTGIDTTLPGFVICKVLNNVYSANGKVLLVERGADVFGEQQSQLKQGQERTFVVWTRIDNPNGVFANIDSPATDQMGYSGIPGYVDTHFWQRFGGAIMLSLIKDFSQAYSQRVANSSNTGATAAQPYSNTNQATQDMAAEALRNSINIPPTLVVLPATIVNVMVARDVSFENVFNVVE, encoded by the coding sequence ATGAGCGAGACTACCGATTTCACAAACGTGGGCGCATTGCCCACGTTGGACACTGAACCCGAGGTTTTGGGCGAGCCGACCAGCAAAGCAAAGTCCAAAACGAATGTGGGCAAATTCGCCATCCTTGGCCTGGTGCTTGTGGGGTTCCTGTTTATCGTGGCCGGGCTTTTGTTCTACCAAAAGCACAAGCGGGCGAATGCAACCGTGGAGACACCGGCCAAGACTGCGCCGGTGAAGCCTGAATTTGCGTCGAAGAATGCGGCGGTCGAGAGTGATTTAATTGAGAAGGCAAAGGCCGAAATCAAGAAGAAGGAAGAGGAAGATCAAGCCCAAATCAAGGCCGTAGAAGAGGCTCAGGCGCAAGCGAAGGCCCAGGCCGCAGCCGAGGCCGCAAAACGCGGCCAAGGCGGTTTTGGCCAGGCTGACGGGCAACAACGCGGCGGGCAGTACAGCGGTGGCCAGGCGCAGCAGGGCAACCAGCCACCTCCCCCACCCACGCCGATGGAACGCAAGATGGCGGGCGGCGTGCTCCTGGACAGCAAGGGCGCGAAGCCCAAGGCTGATGCGCAGTTGTCCGAAAAGGAACAGCAGCAACGCGAAGTGCAAGCCCGTATGGCGGCGGCTGGCGTGACTCCGGGCGGTGGCCAGGGCTTCAATGGTGGAACTGGCCTGCAGCTCGCGCCTGGTGGCCAGGGCGGGGGCGCTGATGGGCTTGCGGCCCGGCTGCAACCTACGGTCTTGCAAGCCCGCTGGGCGGGCAAGCTGCCCAACCTAGACTACCTGTTGAAGCGCGGCACCACGATTCCTTGCGCGCTGAAAACCGGCATTGATACGACGCTGCCCGGCTTCGTCATTTGCAAGGTGCTCAACAACGTGTACTCGGCCAATGGCAAGGTGTTGTTGGTCGAGCGCGGGGCAGACGTGTTCGGTGAGCAGCAATCGCAGCTCAAGCAAGGCCAGGAACGAACCTTCGTTGTCTGGACGCGCATCGACAACCCCAACGGGGTGTTTGCCAACATCGACAGCCCGGCGACTGACCAAATGGGCTACAGCGGTATTCCCGGCTACGTTGACACCCACTTTTGGCAGCGGTTCGGCGGCGCAATCATGCTGAGCCTGATTAAGGACTTTTCACAAGCCTACTCGCAGCGCGTGGCGAATAGCAGCAACACGGGCGCGACGGCTGCACAGCCGTACTCAAACACCAATCAGGCCACCCAAGATATGGCCGCTGAGGCGTTGCGCAATTCGATCAACATCCCACCCACTTTGGTGGTGCTTCCCGCGACGATTGTAAACGTCATGGTGGCGCGTGACGTGAGCTTTGAAAATGTCTTTAACGTTGTTGAGTGA